The following is a genomic window from Candidatus Hydrogenedentota bacterium.
CCGCGGAGCGCCCAAAGACTTGCGCCAACACGCCGCGTTGCGGACAATGTCCCCATGGTATCCCGTTTCAGAATGCTCCTTCCAGCGGCCCTCGCGCCGGTGTTCTGCCTGTTCGCGCACACCGCCTGCGGGGCCGGGCCGGTGGGCGCGTTCCCGCCCGGTTCCCCTGCCGGGAAACCGGTGTCCGCTCCCGCCCCTTATGTGCCCGGCCGGCCCAATGACGCGCCGCCCGCCCCCGCCCCCGCGCCGGACACCGCACCGGTCCCGATCATTCCTCCGGCCTTTCCCGCGCAGGAGCCCGGAAGCACCGCCGCCGCGGGGGACAACGCAGATCCCGGACGGGTCAACGAGCTCATGGCGGAGTCGGCCGACCCGGCCGCGCGCGCGCGCGCGCTGGAAACGCTCCCCCTCTCCGAGAATGCAGAACGCGACATCGGCCGCTGTGTCGCCGGACTGGGCGACCCGTCCCCCGAAGTGCGCGACGCCGCCGCAAAGTGCGCCGCAGACGCGCCGCCCGCGCATCTCTTCGCCTATGTGATGCGCACCATGGCCTGGGGAACCCCGGAAAAGGTGCGGGCCCTGGACGCGGCCCTCCCCCGCCTCGCGGGACCGTTGGATGCCCTGCTCCTGGAGACGCTCAATACGGAACTGGAAACCCCCAGGCACCGGCGCGCCGCCGCGTACTGCCTGGGGCGGATGGGCGTGGTCCCCGCCGCGCAGTCCCTCGCCCGGCACGCGTGGGCTCCGGACCCGGAACTCGCCGGCACCTGCGCCCGCGCCCTGGGCATGCTGCGGTGGCCGGGGGCGTATAATGATCTGGTGGCGCTGATGGAGCACCCCGACATGGCGGCGCGGATGTCATCCGTGCGCGCCCTGGCGGAGATGAACACGCCCCCGGGCTGGCGCACCGTGGCCGACACCGCCGCGGGAAAGACGGGACAGGGCGCACGCGTGCGCGCGGAGGCGGTCCGCCTGCTGGGGATGCTTCCGGTGGTGGAGGCCATACCCGCGCTGCTTGACGTCATGCGCGCCGACAAAAGCATGGCGCAGCCGGCGGCGCGGGTGTTGAAGGAAATCACGGGGCTGAACTACGGCCCCGATCCGGAGGCCTGGGCCCGGGAACTCCTGCTGGAGCCTCTCCCACCCCGGCCGCCGGACCCGGGAGGAACCTCATGGGAAGAGACAGAAGCGGAGGGCAGCGCGACTTCGGAGACCTCAACGCCGCCTTCCTCGGGGGCGAAGACGCCCAAGGGACGCAGAAAATGAGTGAAAGGCAGCGGGACTGGATGACACTGGCACTGGTGCCCGGGGTGGGGGGAACCCGCTTTGTGCGCCTGATGGCGCGCTTCGGCACCCCGAAAAAGGTGCTCGCCGCGGCGGAGTCGGAGCTCGCCGAGGTGGTCGGGAAAAGCGTGGCCAAGAACATCCGGCAGTACCGGGACGCCGTGGACGCGGAAACCCAGGAACGCCTGATGCGCCTGCACGGCGCGACACTCGTGACCATGGACGATCCGGCGTATCCCGCGCTCCTCGCGGAAATCTACGACCCGCCCCTCATGCTGTTCACCCGCGGCGGCCTGCTGGAGACGGACCAGTACGCCGTGGCCATCGTGGGCACGCGCCATCCGTCGCACTACGGGACAGCCATCGCCGAACAGCTCGCCGGGGACCTCGCGGCGCGGGGTATCACCGTCGTCAGTGGCATGGCGGAGGGCATTGACGCCGCCGCCCATGAGGGCGCGCTGAAGGCCGGCGGGCGCACCATCGCCGTGGTCGGGTCGGGGGTGGACCAGGTGTTTCCCGCCGCCCACGCGGACCTCATGCGCCGGATCATCGCCCAGGGCGCGGTCGTCTCCCCCTTTCCCATGGGCATGAGCGCGCACAAGACCAACTTCCCCCAGCGCAACCGGATCATCAGCGGCATCAGCCTGGGAACCGTGGTCGTCGAGGCCCCGCCGGGGAGCGGGTCGCTCATCACGGCGAAGCACGCCGCCGAACAGGGGCGCGAGGTCTTCGCCGTGCCCGGCGAGGCGGGACGCCCCAACAGCCGCGGCCCGCACGCGCTCATCCGCGAGGGGGCGCGCCTGGTGGAGACGGTGGAGGACATCCTGGTGGAGCTGCGGATCCCCTCCGCCGCCCACGCGGCGCCCGGCTCACAGACTGCCCCGGCCGAAGGACAGGACACGACCCCGCCGCCCGCCCCGTCCGCCCCCGGGCTCACGGCGCTGGAGGCGGACATCCTGGCGTCTCTCAGCGCCGAGGGGGCCTTTGTGGACGAGATCGCCCTCACCTGTCGCCGGGCCGTCTCGGAGACCCTGAGCGCCCTGACCATTCTCGAACTCAAGGGCCTTGTCCGCCAGCACAGCGGCAAGCGCTTCTCGCGGGCATGAACCCCCTGCGCCGACTGGCCGAAACCATCCGCCGGGGGAATCCGGTTCCGGCCCCGGTCGCGGCCCTGCTGCGGGCGGCGTCCCTGGTGCAGCGCGCCGGGATGCGCCACCGCCTCCGCGGGCCGCGGGTCCGCGTGAACGTGCGCGTCGTCAGTTTTGGCAACCTCACCGCCGGGGGCACGGGAAAAACCCCCGCCGTCATCGAGCGCGCGGGTCTTGAACTCGCCCGGGGGCGGCGCGTGGCCGTGGTCACACGCGGCTACGGGGGCCGCCGGGTGGCCGAGCCTTTCGTTTACTGCGGGGCGGAGTCCGGAACGCCGCCCGACCCGGAGCTGCTGGGCGACGAGGCCGCCATGTTTGCCCTCCGGTATCTTGAACTGAGCGTGGTGCGCGCGCGTGACCGGGTGGCCGGGGCGCGCGCGGCGCTTGCGCGGGGATGCGATCTGGTGATCCTGGACGACGGGTATCAGGCGGTGCGCCTGGAGCGCGATGAAAATGTGCTTTTGGTGGACGCGGGCAACCCCTTCGGCAACGGCCGCCTCCTGCCTGCGGGCATCCTTCGGGAGCCGCTGGACGCCATGGCACGCGCCACCCATGTTCTCGTGACGCGGTGCGATGAGGCGCGGGATCTGCCCGGACTGCTGGCCACGATTCACCGCCACTGCCCGGACGCGCCGGTCCGCCTGACGCGCCACGCCCCCGAATCCTTCCAGCCGCTGGCCGGAGGCGCCTCTTCGGGACTGGACCGCTTCCGGGGCGCAGAGATCGCGGCGGTGTGCGGTCTGGCCAGGCCGGAGTCTTTTTTCCGCACCCTGGAATCCCTGGGCTGCCGGATTGTCCGGCGGCACGCGCTTCCCGACCACGCACCCATTCCCGCCTCCCTGCTCCGGGACGCCCTCCCGGTCATCATCACGGAAAAGGACGCCGCGCGGCTGGGGACGGGCGCCGCTGAGGCTGTGACCGCCGGGGTGCATGTGCTGCGCGTGGGGCTTGCCGACTTCACCCCCTGATCCCGCGCGCGGCGGCAGGCAAAAAAACGGAAAAGGCCCCGGCGACATGAGCCGCCGGGGCCTTCTTGATTGAAAGGCTACTCCACTTCGTCGGGATAGGTGTCCGGCACCACCCTGACGGGCGTTGAAAACCGGAACATGAGGGCAGGCTGCAGCGGATCGGGTCCGGGGAACGTAACCTGGACAAAGAACCCGCGCCATCCCTCCTCGGGAATGTTCACCTCGGCGACATACGTCTGCACCGCCGCATCGGGGTTGCATCCGCAGGTGTCAGGATCCTCAAGGCAGGCCTGCTGGCACTCGGAGACCAGCGTGAGGCTCTGCCACGCGGACCCAAGCACCTGGAGCCGGAAGTCGCGCGCGTCGGGATTCTCGGCGCGCCACAGGGTCACCGATTCCGGATGCTGATCGGTTGTGACAATGATCCGCGCCTTGCCCGCCGTCTCGTCCGTCTCATAGGTCCACGAGAAGTCCGGCATCACCACATCGTCGCCCGGCAGGCGGTTGGTGTTGCGCACGTGCGCGACGTAGAAGGCCTGAAGGCTTTCCAGGGTCCCCTGGTCCAGCGACACGCCGCTGTTGGAGAGCCCGTGGTCGGTGTTGGGCGCATAGAAGACGTACTTCATGCCCGGCAGCTCGTTGTAGTAGAACTGCGAGGAGTCGGGAAGGAAGAACTGGTCGCCTGTGGAGTTGAGGATAAGCTTCGGCATCGAGAGGGTGTCGCGGTAGGTGAAGGGGTCCACGATCTTCAGCAGCGACTCGGACTCGGGCGTGCCGAACCGCTGGAAGACGTTCATCTCAACGTAGTCCTCGATGGCCGTCGAGTATCCGCCGTAGATGAAGTTCTCCGGGCTGTTCTCCGGGTAACTGCTGTATGCGCGGCGGTGGTGCTCCATCTGTTTCTCCATGCCCAGCACGTCAATCACGATGGGCATGACCGCCGAGACGCGGTCGTCGGAGGCCGCCGTCAGCCAGGAGGTCCAGCCGCGCTTCGAGGCGCCCGTCACGGCAAACCGGTCGATGGCGACCGGACCCGTCGCCTTGGTCCCCAGGAAGTCCTGGAGGGCGTCCATGGTCTTCACGGCCGACCGGGTCATGGGCAGCAGCGCGGGCCAGGTCATGTCAGGGGCGCCCGCCTTGAAGGAGTTCATGTACTTGTCGTAGCTGTAGGCGATGATCGCGTCCTCCGACCGGCTGCGCGTGTCGTCGGTGAAGTTGAGCGGCTGGTTGGGCACGGCCTGCAGAAGCGCCACCACGGACCCGGTGTTCTTGGCGAAGGGCAGCAGGACCGCTGACAGGGAGGAGGAGGGCATGCTGCCCGTGCTGCCGCCGGAAATGACCAGCAGCGCGGTCGTGGAGCTGACGTTTTCGGGCTCCACCACCGTGATGTAGTGGCGCCACTCCGGCTCGTACACCTCCTGGGCCCCGCGCCACGCACCCGAGGTCATCTCAAGCAGGTAGCCGGTGTAGCCGCTGCCCTGCGAGCTGATCGTGTTGCGCAGGCGCCAGGTGTAATTCGGGTCGCAGGCATGCACATACTCGCGCAGCACCTGCTCCTCCGGAATGTCCAGCACCGACGAGGACTGCGCGGAGGCCTCCAGCGTGTTGAAGCCGCCCAGGTTGAGGTTTGCCGCCATCAGCACCACCCGCCGGCCGCACTCGTCGGGGGTGCGCAGTCCGGAAATGATGACGGTGTCGTTGACGCCGTCTTCGTTGGTGTCGGCCAGTTCGTAGATTCCGTAGACGCCCGCCGGTTGGTCCAGCTCGACGCCGTCGAGCCCCTCGACATAGACCTTGGCCTTGAGGGTGTTGCCGTCTTCATCCGCTTTCCAGTCGGCGGCGTTGACCGTGATGGTCAGCTCCGTCGTCATGGCGTTGGTCTCGAAAACGACGGCGCGCGCCGACAGGGGAAGAATGTCGGCGAACTCGGGGTAATTCCCGGGGGTAACCTCGCCGAGATCGCCGGGGGCCGCCAGGGGCACATGCGCCAGGAATCCCGCGGCAAACCGGCCCTCGTTCAGCGTGTAGGGGGTGCGCGCTCCGTCCGACGCGCGCAGAAGGGACATTTCGCTGTTCTCGTAGGCGCGGTCCCTGGCATAATCCCAGTAATAGGCGGGAAGCGTGTCCTCCATGACCTCGTTCATGACCTGGAGGGTGACCAGCAGCGCCTCCGGGAAAGTGACCACAATCCCCTGTTCCTCCGCCTCCTGCGCGGCCTCCTTGAGGCCCTCCAAGGTTCCCGCGAGCAAATACAGCGGGTTCTCATAATCGGGGTCGTTGTTGTGGTCCGGGTCGGTGTCCTCTTCGTCGTTGTACAGATTCTGAAGATAGAAGTAGAACTCCTGGGTGGACTGGGCGTAGTCGGGGGTGTCCGGGCTATAGGGGAAGCCCAGGGGAAGGGTAAGCTCCGCAAACTGGCCGGGCTCAAGCCCGCGCGCGTCCAGATCCTCGTAGAACTGCCCGAGGTAGGCGCCCCCGCCCCGCCGGATGCCCTCCAGGAAACTCACCGCGCGCACGTTCCCCGCCTCGTCCCGGTCCGCCGGGACCGCCAGGCCATACAGGGCGTCGCCGGTCGTCGTGAGGTCGGGATAGGCGTAGGCGGCGAACACCGAATCAAAAATGCCCTCAACGAAGGCGGCGGCCGGCCCGATGATCTGGGCGACATCCCGGTCCTCGGGATCCGCCTTCAGGCGGGCCGCGTTGCCGGAGGCGATGGTCAGCAGCTGGCCGGGATCCACCACCAGGTATCCGAAGAAGTCGTCCTGGTACACCAGTCCGGAGAACCGGTCGTAGGTGGGGGGATACTGAGCCGCCATGTTGTAGATGACCAGCCCGTAGGACTCCTCGCGCTCGATCAGGGCGGGACGGCGTATCTCGCTCTCCGCGAAGTCCTCATGAATCGCCTGCGCGCCGAGGATCAGGCCTCCGCCGGTCTCGGCAATCTCCGCGTCGGTGAAGTCGCGGCGGCCAAAGGTGGCACCGTCCTCGATGTTTCCAAGTCGGAGCGCGGTCAGCTGTTTCAGTGTCTCCAGGCTGACATTGACCTTCCATGTCCTCGCCCACACCCTGGCGGGGTCTGTCTCGTCCTTGGCCGCGGCGAACTCATCGGCGACATAGGTCATGCTGCCGGGGAGGTAGATCGCGGTGTAGGCCGCGCGCGCGGGAAGACGCATCACCTCCGCCACCACATATCCCCCGGACGCGTAGGCCGGGATGGGAAGCATGCGCCCGCTCTCCAGGCGCGCCAGCACGAACACCTGCCCCTTCTCCACCGCGCTGTCGGGAACACGGCCGCGGATTACCGGAATGCTGACCACCGTCGGAATGATCTTTCCGTCCGCGCCGGCGAGGTACATGTCCACACCGCCGTTGTTGTGCTGGATGGTGTAGGAGTCGGAAAGGCGCACCGTGTCCTCCGCGGAGGGCATGGGAACCGAGGTGGCGTCGTCGTTGACCCCAAAAACCGTCTCCTCCGTGAGAACCCCGGCGGGCACGGAAATCTTGACCCCGCGGACAACGGCCGTTCCGCCCGCCGCGCCCAGCACGTCAAAGGTGGTCGGATCCTTGACCTCGACAAGGTCCCGCGTCTCGCGCGTGAAGTTGCCCTGGGAGGACGTGACCGTGAGACGCACGGTGTAGAGCCCCGCCTGATAGTAGGTCTTTTCGGGGTTGCGCTGCGTGCTGTAGGTGCCGTCGCCGAAATCCCACTGCCACCCCTCGATGGGCGTGCCCCCGGCCAGGGACCGGTCAGTGAAACTCACCGTCAGCGGCACGGAGCCGGCGGTCGGAGCCGCCACAAACTCCGGCAACGGCGTCTTCTCCGATGATTTATCCCGGCAACCGACTGTTGTGAGCATGCCCACAACCACCAGCACGGCCAGACCGACACGAAAGATGCGAGGCATAATTTGCGGGCCTTTCTTCACGTTCAACACCAGCCGCCCGCACAGGCGTTCCAACCTGCGGCGCACCCGGTGTCGGGGAAGTTTTCGGGGGCTTTTCAGGGTCCACCCCCTCTAGTGTGCGGGAAATCGAAAAAAAAGTCAACTATTTACCGCCGAAATTTCGCCGGTTTGCCGAAAAAAAGTAGCCCCGCCACAAGCCGGAGCCCCTGCCACGATCGGCGAATACCCGGAAACACGCGGGGGCAGGCGCAACGGCGCACCGCTCAGGCCGGTCCTCCCAGAACCGCCGGGTTTGTCAAGAGATTATTGCGGGGCCGGGTCGGAACCGGACTCCCGGCAAAATAACTGCACATCGTGATACGCGGCCTTAAAAAACAGCGCCCCGCGCAATACGCCCGCCGGAGCATAGCCCGCTGCCGTCAGGCAGACCGCCAGCCCCTCTTCCTCGGGCGCTGCGGGGGCAAAAACCCGCTTCAGGCCCGTGGTGGCCAGCGCCTGGTCGGTGAACTCGCGCAGGGCGGCCTGCAGCGCCCCGGAACCGTAGTCCTCCCCGCGGCGCATGTACAGCCACAGCCACCCGGTGCCGGGGGGCATGCCGGGCCCCATGCGCACCAGCCCCATGGGCCGCCCCCCCCGTCCGGTGACCAGGAGCTCCTGAAACCCCGGGGAGGGGTGCAGGGCGTCCATCTCCCGGTCATACTGCGCGCCGAGCAGGGTGCCCTGTTCGGTGAAGGTGAAATAGGAGGCATGATTCCAATTTTCCCAGCGCACGAGCAGCGGGGCGTCCGCCTCCTCCAAAGGCCGCATGCCCACCCGTTGGCGGAGGGCTTTGGCCAGGGCCAGCAGTGAGGGCTTTCCTTTGCGTGAAACGGTGTCAAAAACGCGGGTGAAGTTCACCCCGGCCCCGGAAATCCGGCTGAAGGCGGCGATGGCCCCCTCGATCCAGCCGCACCAGCCGGCGCACCAGGCCGGATCAGGCGTCCGGAAGTCTCCCGTGCGGGCGGCATGAACGGCGGCGCTTCCGCCGCCGCAGAGCCCCGCCGCCCAACAGCGCAGACACGGGGAGGTGGTCAGCGCGCCAACATCCTCAAACCGCCGCAGCAGGGCATCCCCGTCCGGGGGAACTCCCAGCCTGCCGACACAAAACTCCCGGCGGTCCAGGAAGCCCGGCCCCGGAAACACCTCTCCCCTTCCATTGACGGCGAGGGCGTTGGCCCCGGAGGGGTCACGCCGGAACTGGGGCGTTCCGTGGAATATCTGGAGAAACAGGGTCGCGAAGGGCTCCGCGCGAAACATCCGCCCCTTGAGCAGGGCTTCGGCGTAGTCGTCGGCGTTGGACTTGAGGCTGCGGCCGACTTCCACCGGGTCCAGCCCGGGCGCGGTGACAAAGGCCGGCTCCAGGTCCAGCTCGATGCCCTGGAATCCCAGTTTCTCCAGCGCGAGGACCGCCCCGTCGAAGGGCGCCCTGGCCGGAATCATGGAAATCCGCCCCTCGAACACGCCGTCCAACGATGCGAATGTCTTC
Proteins encoded in this region:
- a CDS encoding PKD domain-containing protein — translated: MPRIFRVGLAVLVVVGMLTTVGCRDKSSEKTPLPEFVAAPTAGSVPLTVSFTDRSLAGGTPIEGWQWDFGDGTYSTQRNPEKTYYQAGLYTVRLTVTSSQGNFTRETRDLVEVKDPTTFDVLGAAGGTAVVRGVKISVPAGVLTEETVFGVNDDATSVPMPSAEDTVRLSDSYTIQHNNGGVDMYLAGADGKIIPTVVSIPVIRGRVPDSAVEKGQVFVLARLESGRMLPIPAYASGGYVVAEVMRLPARAAYTAIYLPGSMTYVADEFAAAKDETDPARVWARTWKVNVSLETLKQLTALRLGNIEDGATFGRRDFTDAEIAETGGGLILGAQAIHEDFAESEIRRPALIEREESYGLVIYNMAAQYPPTYDRFSGLVYQDDFFGYLVVDPGQLLTIASGNAARLKADPEDRDVAQIIGPAAAFVEGIFDSVFAAYAYPDLTTTGDALYGLAVPADRDEAGNVRAVSFLEGIRRGGGAYLGQFYEDLDARGLEPGQFAELTLPLGFPYSPDTPDYAQSTQEFYFYLQNLYNDEEDTDPDHNNDPDYENPLYLLAGTLEGLKEAAQEAEEQGIVVTFPEALLVTLQVMNEVMEDTLPAYYWDYARDRAYENSEMSLLRASDGARTPYTLNEGRFAAGFLAHVPLAAPGDLGEVTPGNYPEFADILPLSARAVVFETNAMTTELTITVNAADWKADEDGNTLKAKVYVEGLDGVELDQPAGVYGIYELADTNEDGVNDTVIISGLRTPDECGRRVVLMAANLNLGGFNTLEASAQSSSVLDIPEEQVLREYVHACDPNYTWRLRNTISSQGSGYTGYLLEMTSGAWRGAQEVYEPEWRHYITVVEPENVSSTTALLVISGGSTGSMPSSSLSAVLLPFAKNTGSVVALLQAVPNQPLNFTDDTRSRSEDAIIAYSYDKYMNSFKAGAPDMTWPALLPMTRSAVKTMDALQDFLGTKATGPVAIDRFAVTGASKRGWTSWLTAASDDRVSAVMPIVIDVLGMEKQMEHHRRAYSSYPENSPENFIYGGYSTAIEDYVEMNVFQRFGTPESESLLKIVDPFTYRDTLSMPKLILNSTGDQFFLPDSSQFYYNELPGMKYVFYAPNTDHGLSNSGVSLDQGTLESLQAFYVAHVRNTNRLPGDDVVMPDFSWTYETDETAGKARIIVTTDQHPESVTLWRAENPDARDFRLQVLGSAWQSLTLVSECQQACLEDPDTCGCNPDAAVQTYVAEVNIPEEGWRGFFVQVTFPGPDPLQPALMFRFSTPVRVVPDTYPDEVE
- the dprA gene encoding DNA-protecting protein DprA; the encoded protein is MTLALVPGVGGTRFVRLMARFGTPKKVLAAAESELAEVVGKSVAKNIRQYRDAVDAETQERLMRLHGATLVTMDDPAYPALLAEIYDPPLMLFTRGGLLETDQYAVAIVGTRHPSHYGTAIAEQLAGDLAARGITVVSGMAEGIDAAAHEGALKAGGRTIAVVGSGVDQVFPAAHADLMRRIIAQGAVVSPFPMGMSAHKTNFPQRNRIISGISLGTVVVEAPPGSGSLITAKHAAEQGREVFAVPGEAGRPNSRGPHALIREGARLVETVEDILVELRIPSAAHAAPGSQTAPAEGQDTTPPPAPSAPGLTALEADILASLSAEGAFVDEIALTCRRAVSETLSALTILELKGLVRQHSGKRFSRA
- the lpxK gene encoding tetraacyldisaccharide 4'-kinase codes for the protein MNPLRRLAETIRRGNPVPAPVAALLRAASLVQRAGMRHRLRGPRVRVNVRVVSFGNLTAGGTGKTPAVIERAGLELARGRRVAVVTRGYGGRRVAEPFVYCGAESGTPPDPELLGDEAAMFALRYLELSVVRARDRVAGARAALARGCDLVILDDGYQAVRLERDENVLLVDAGNPFGNGRLLPAGILREPLDAMARATHVLVTRCDEARDLPGLLATIHRHCPDAPVRLTRHAPESFQPLAGGASSGLDRFRGAEIAAVCGLARPESFFRTLESLGCRIVRRHALPDHAPIPASLLRDALPVIITEKDAARLGTGAAEAVTAGVHVLRVGLADFTP